From the genome of Populus alba chromosome 10, ASM523922v2, whole genome shotgun sequence, one region includes:
- the LOC118045457 gene encoding L-tryptophan--pyruvate aminotransferase 1, giving the protein MGGLENGATNNQNSSPTTTKPTKTSLSPDSMINLDQGDPTLFEPYWRKMGDKCTLVIEGCDLMSYFSDISNICWFLQPQLGDAIKRLHRVVGNAVTEDRHIVVGTGSTQLLMAALYALSSPADRHPVSLVAAAPFYSGYKDQAEFLRSGLYKWEGDAHTFDKDGPYIEVVTSPNNPDGAVREAVVNRGEGKLVYDLAYYWPQYTPITQPLDHDIMLFTFSKCTGHAGSRIGWALVKDKEVARKMTEYMQISSIGVSKESQIRAAKILGVLGEGCRTADSENFFEYSHSILKERWERLRNVVKNSRVFSLPKYPRDYCNFTGKYMDSNPAFAWLHSKEDIDWESRLREHQIIARSGERFGASPKHVRISMFSPPEAFNLFLERLSAIIDNTNGNVVT; this is encoded by the exons atgggAGGTTTAGAGAATGGAGCAACCAATAACCAAAACTCTTCTCCGACGACAACTAAGCCCACAAAGACAAGTCTCTCACCGGATTCCATGATCAATCTAGATCA GGGAGATCCAACGTTGTTCGAGCCATACTGGAGGAAAATGGGAGACAAGTGTACGTTGGTGATTGAAGGGTGTGATTTGATGAGCTATTTCAGTGATATTAGCAACATTTGCTGGTTTTTGCAGCCACAACTTGGTGATGCCATAAAGCGACTGCATCGTGTTGTTGGAAACGCAGTAACAGAGGATCGCCACATCGTGGTTGGGACAGGTTCAACACAGCTCTTAATGGCTGCTCTGTATGCTCTCTCTTCTCCGGCTGATCGCCACCCCGTCAGTCTTGTAGCTGCCGCTCCTTTTTACTCG GGATATAAAGATCAGGCAGAATTCCTGCGTTCAGGACTCTATAAATGGGAGGGAGATGCGCACACCTTTGATAAGGATGGACCTTATATTGAGGTCGTAACCTCGCCGAATAATCCTGACGGTGCTGTCCGAGAAGCTGTGGTGAACCGTGGGGAAGGGAAGCTTGTCTATGACCTTGCCTACTACTGGCCACAATACACGCCTATTACTCAACCCTTGGATCATGATATTATGCTGTTCACATTTTCCAAATGCACCGGACATGCTGGTTCCCGGATTGG CTGGGCACTTGTTAAGGATAAAGAGGTAGCTAGAAAGATGACTGAATACATGCAGATCAGTTCCATCGGTGTATCTAAAGAATCTCAGATTCGAGCTGCGAAGATTCTTGGAGTGCTTGGCGAAGGTTGTAGGACTGCTGATTCAGAGAACTTCTTTGAGTATAGCCATAGCATTCTGAAAGAAAGGTGGGAGAGATTGCGAAATGTTGTCAAGAACAGCAGGGTCTTCAGTCTGCCAAAGTACCCACGAGATTACTGCAACTTCACCGGAAAGTACATGGATTCAAATCCTG CTTTTGCATGGTTGCACAGCAAGGAGGATATAGACTGGGAGAGTCGTTTAAGAGAGCATCAGATAATAGCAAGAAGTGGGGAGCGGTTTGGGGCTAGTCCAAAGCATGTCAGAATAAGCATGTTCAGTCCACCAGAAGCCTTTAACCTTTTCTTGGAGAGGTTATCAGCAATCATCGACAATACCAATGGAAATGTAGTGACTTGA